The genomic stretch cttaTCTCATCATGAACAACTGACATTAAAGCTAATTAAAAACTTCTCAACTACAGTACTTGCTACTTtgcaactaaactcagcaaaaaaagaaatgtcctcactgtcaaatgcatttattttcagaaaacttaacgtgtaagtatttctatgaacataacaagattcaacaactgagacaaactgaagaagttccacagacatgtgactaacagaaatggaataatgtgtccctgaataaaggggaggtcaaaatcaaaagtaagtcaggaactggtgtggccaccagctgcattaagtactgcagtgcatctcctcctcatggactgcaccagatttgccagttcttactgtgagatgttaccccactcttccaccaaggcaccatattaagttctgcttttctgatgtatcaaatacttatgccatgcaataaaatgctaattaattacttaaaaatcatacaatgtgattttctggatttttgttttagactccgtctctcacagttgaagtgtacctatgataaaaaattacagacctctacatgctttgtaagtaggaaaacctgcaaaatcggcagtgtatcaaatacttgttctccccactttaTGTCCAGCAGTTGGGAGGCCAAGTTTTGAAGCTCTCCCCCAGACAGGAACCCAGCTCCCAGTAGGTAGCCTACTGCACACCCTGCGCCCGTGGATGGCATGCTTCCCTCTGTGCCGTACGTCGTTGTATACCACAAGGGATCCGCAGGAAAGGTGCACAGCCACCCTGACCTCCCTGTGAACCAGTTTTATCAGTCCCTCCTCCAGGGACATTGTGAGAGTGGTGTCTGAGAGCAGCTTGACCCTTACTAAAaaactgcagtatgctgcaaatactgccGTAATTTTGCAGTGCACTATTCTGCAATTACTAAGCCCAAAATaccagtcgactgcagttactgcagtttcaaaacggcACATTCTTTTTTGTATGGGGATGGTGACCAGACGCTAACCCCGCGGACAGCTGTCAATCAGGTGGGGGTCGATGGCAGACACGCTGGGGGTGGTAATTgttgtgactttactttcattaatctgatggcTGTTTCTTATCTAATCaaatatgtttaattgttacccaattttaaattaataatataacaattaactcattcggatttggggcaccatgagagcggttctttaaagagttaccatctcccgaattaaactatGCAGGTCTTTACCTATTACATCCATAAACAGTAATAAACATATTAATCATAACCTAGCATCATATCATCATTTTTGAACAGTCGTaaccttgcatctgcaaaaacctgaGCCATACATATGGtccagtactacacaaattggttttataatttatttactagctaactaaatggtaacacaggataaacatagaCTTAATGCATTAGAAAGGTCCCTAGTGAACTGACAACCATATGTCTGCTTGTTACAAAAGACATGGAGAGGGCGAGAAAGAGACACTTAACATAAGTAAATTTTGAAACTACTCTCACTTATACTTTTCACACAAACCGCCACCCGCTTTgtgtaagaaatcatgaatgtatttacgtggAAATGCCTTTGTTTGCCATGTATCTTTTCTTATCAAGCCTTCTTGGAAAGGGGGTTGGTTGAGTCTTTTCGCAGCatgcttgtaaggctctgattgtccaaaagggGTCCCTACCCCTCTTCTACTGATCTCCTCTGCAGTCGTCTGGTATCTTGtcatgtagtcctgaacagaactacagagtttatTCTACTTCCATTCACTCTGGAAGATGCTTCTATGAAGATAGGCAAGCAAGCCGTGTAGATGGTTTCGAGTGGGGTGATGAGTCGCGTCCTACGGTGGTTTGAGAAGAGTAGCAGAATGGTCCCACTTAAATTCACTTTTCTAGATACTTTCGTAGGACTgctaatcagccgtaccagtgattgcCCGGGAGGTGACTATCGTCTCTACCTCGTTGAGATTCAAAGTTTAAACCACTTTTAACAAGAGCTGCAGCTCGACATCTTtctggtctgatatgttaattcttaacccATAATTTTATACACTTTGTTCAAAACgctgacacgctctctgacctcTCAAGGGGGCGGTGACTACATACTTGTACAAAGTTATAGAAACAGTTTCCTTTTATAGTTTCTAAAATCTCACCCCTCTCAACAAAAACACTTTCTTAATTGTTCAtatgtctattcttgttctgagaaattaaggctattccatgcgagaatttgccaagaaactgaagataacATACCATGatgtgtactactctcttcacagaacagtgcaaactggccctaaccagaatacaaagaggtgtgggaggccccggtgcacaactgagcaagaggacaagtacattagagtgtctagtttgagaaacagatctcaactggcagcttcattaaatagtacctgcaaaacaccagtctcaaagtcaacagtgaaggcagagttcctctgtccagtatctgtgttcttttgcccatcttaatcttttctttttattggccagtctgagatattggtttttctttgcaactctgcctagtaTGCCatcatcctggagtcacctcttcactgttgacgttgagactggtgttttgcgggtactatttaatgaagctgccagttgcaAACAGATTGTTAAAAATATTTGCtaatttatataaataaataaaaacatacctttttttacataagtattcagagccttcgctatgagacttgaaattgagctcaggtgcatcctgtttccattgatcatccttaagatgtttctacaacttaattggagtcctcctgtggtaaattcaattgattggacatgatttggaaaggcacacctgtcaaagatcccacagttgacagtgcatgtcagagcaaaaaccaagctatgaggttgaaggaattttcCATATAACTCTGAGAcatgattgtgttgaggcacagatctggggaagggtaccaaaataaattctgcagctttgaaggttcccaagaacacagtggccttcatcattcttaaatggaagatgtttggaaccaccaagattcttcctagacctggccgctcagccaaactgagcaattaggggagaagggcctggtcagggaggtgaccaagaacccgatggtcactctgacagagctctgtagttcctctgtggagatggtagaaacttccagaaggacaaacttctctgcagcactccaccaattaggcctttatggtagtgtctagatggaagccactcctcagtaaaatgcacatgacagcctgcttggagtttgctaaaagcaTGAGAAAAAGGATTCTCTGGTCAgatggaaccaagattgaactttttggcctgaatgccaagcgtcacgtctggaggaaacctggcaccatccctacggtaaaggataggggtggcagcatcatgctgtggggatgttttttagcggcagggattggaagactagtcaggatcgagggaaaactgaacggagcaaagtagagagatccatgatgaaaacctgcaccagagcgctcaggacctcagactggggcgaaggttcaccttccaacaggacaacgaccctaagcacacagccaagacaacacaggagtggcttcgggacaagtctctgaatgtccttgagtggcccaggcaaAGCCGGACTTGAACCtattcaaacatctctggagaaacctgaaaatagctgtgcagcaacactccccatccaacctgacagagcttgggaggatctgcagagaagaatgggagaaactccccaaatacaggtttgccaagcttgtagcgtcatactcaattagacctgaggctgtaatcgctgtaaaaggtgcttcaacaaagtactgagtaaagggctgaatacttatgtaaatgtgaggtttttttttattactttgaatacatttgcaaaaatgtctaaacctgttttagctttgtcattatggtgtattgtgtgtcgattgatgagggaaaataacAATTTATTCATTctaaataaggctgtaaggtaactttgtggaaaagtcaaggggtctgaatactttccgaatgcgctgtatatgtacaaattacctcgactaacctgtacccttgcacattgactcggtaccggtaccccctgtagtTTGCCTCTGTTTTGTGTAacttaaaaaaactttttttactttagtttatttagtaaatattttcttaaccgcattgttggttaagggcctgtaagcatttcacggtaaggttgtacctgttgtatttggcgcatgtgacaacttAAATTACATTTGTAAACTGACTTATCTCACAGAACAAAATGTATAAGACCTAAGCCTGTGTTgccctcagaccttattttttgCATTCATCCCAAAACCCCATTCTTTTCCACCATAGGAATGGATGAAAAAACCAGAGGTAACTCATTACcgttttttaggactacaagctggcgagctctatAGGGCGGGGtggtcgtcactagttaacacagccacagtcgtaaaccctgcctatttctaaaatgtttcTTCTTAAAATTCAATGTTTAACCCAAActcaaccacactgctaactttCTGCCTAACCTGAAacttaaatgaagaccaaaaagctcatttttgttttcattaagTTAAGatagactttgtggctgtgctaacTAGTGACAACCCTATTGGGGAGCTGGCTATAACATTACATGAAAATAAATATTACAGGAATGATTTATTGAAAAACAAACCTTAACTGTTCACACTATTATTCTCGGAAAATGTAGGGCCAAATAAGGAGCATGTTGGGCATTGTAAAACTAAAGCATTTAAGCGGAATGGATATCATGAAAAATATTTCCATGTAATAAAGTTTTAAACCATGCTTGTCATCTTTCAGCACATACCTAACAAACTACAGTATTGAATTCAAATGAGTAAAACATGTGATTCTGTTTTGAATTAACCAATCCACTGTATGATCTCAGAATCTGTTTCAAATCACCAATTTCCTTATGTTTCAGTGTgtgaaaaaagtattatttaacaGATACAATGACATCCATTCTTGCAAATATGTTACCGTGATCTAGAATGAAAACTCACTCAAAACGCCATTCAGTACTTTGTATACAGAGGCCATGCTGTGCCAAGCATGGCAATAATGGTAAGTCCAAAACAGAGTCATTTTATAGAATCCTGGTCAAATGAAATGTGATCTTCAAAGTGACATCTTCTTTCCCAACATTATGTACCAATCCTCATTCAATTCCTTCTTGCTTGTCTTTAATTGCAACCTGAAACAAAGTTGAGAGATATGAATTTAGTCGTTACACATTCTGCTGATCAAGTAGGTCTATACTCAccaatttgtattattattagttttcaaaaatacatttccattttagtcatttagcagatgctcttatcaagAGCAACTtaaagtagtgagtgcatacattttcatactggtcccccatgggaaaccaactcacaaccctggcattgcaagtgccatgctctacatCACAGGACAGGCTCgaggtaatggctggagcggaataggtggaatggtatcaaataatccaaacacatggtttctatgtgtttgatgccattcgcaccgttccagccattataatgagcaGTCCTCCCCTCTGCAACTTCCACcggagtgcatacatttttggcAAAGAATAATATTTTCCACAACCAGTTCTAGTATAGAGGACAATccatataatattatatagacaGTTCGCTACAGTAGAACTGTTCCACGAAATGTACCGATTAAGAGATGTGATGATGACGGTATCTCATGTACTCACCCTGAATCGCTCCTCCAACAAGGACAGCTCACTGATGAGGTCAGTGATTGCATTAGTGAAAGCCTCCTGAGGACTGTAGTCTGGTGTGGTCTGAACACGGATCACAATCTTGTGCTCCAGTGGATGAGGGACCTTGTAGCCAGCAAATAGCACTTGGGGGTCTTTCAGAAGTTGTCTGCAAATACAATACATTTTAGTTATGATTGAGGAGCTTCGCAATTATCATTGATTAGACAAGAATCACAAAATTCAAGAATTGCACTCACTGTCTGATGATGTTACCAAGCGTGTGATCCTCTTTGTTCAACGTGAAGAGGCAGGCGTTAGGGACTTTTGTGTCCTTGATGATTGTgattctaaaaacatttttttttgtaagaGTATTTCACTTTCAGATTCATATTCAGTGGTAATGGCAGAACAATCATTGTGGCGTGTAAATTAGCTGGCTAGTTTATGCTGAATTGAGCTAACATATAGTAGGGAACAAAGCC from Oncorhynchus tshawytscha isolate Ot180627B linkage group LG09, Otsh_v2.0, whole genome shotgun sequence encodes the following:
- the polr2j gene encoding DNA-directed RNA polymerase II subunit RPB11-a, which gives rise to MNAPPAFESFLLFEGEKKITIIKDTKVPNACLFTLNKEDHTLGNIIRQQLLKDPQVLFAGYKVPHPLEHKIVIRVQTTPDYSPQEAFTNAITDLISELSLLEERFRVAIKDKQEGIE